The following coding sequences are from one Myxococcales bacterium window:
- a CDS encoding putative metal-binding motif-containing protein: MGPGEDCNDANRAINPDAVEICGNDIDENCDGRIARGDCDGDGYAACDGSNTGSCDCDDTDRYVFSDARELCNGRDDNCDGKIDETFNLEGSCTVGIGVCQASAKLVCSPDGYRTLCSGTPAPASPELCDARDNDCDAQVDEDDVCALPLIGIYFECAKPRATDDPTKFTDCQQLDMEGFELRKDGVVVLLSAPKGVLNYDPKAAPYCWHNEGTWQMKSANTLVARLPNPDTGAIEEHLLENVTRKADRLSFSMFDEETRMTRVQEHRLVSANNGGKCNFPTGCRPNPEVCNRQDDDCDGQADNGLTCTFCDADKVDNDKNGKVDEPGEPCAPPPCLRQRPGRQR; encoded by the coding sequence ATGGGCCCGGGAGAAGACTGCAACGACGCAAACCGCGCGATCAACCCTGACGCGGTGGAGATCTGCGGCAACGACATCGACGAGAACTGCGATGGCCGCATTGCCCGGGGCGACTGCGACGGTGACGGCTACGCCGCCTGCGACGGCAGCAACACGGGAAGCTGCGACTGTGACGACACGGATCGCTACGTGTTCTCCGACGCCCGCGAGCTCTGCAACGGTCGGGACGACAACTGCGACGGCAAGATCGACGAAACCTTCAACCTCGAGGGCTCGTGCACCGTGGGCATCGGCGTTTGTCAGGCTTCAGCCAAACTGGTCTGCAGCCCCGACGGCTACCGTACCCTGTGCAGCGGAACGCCCGCGCCGGCGAGCCCCGAGCTTTGCGACGCACGCGACAACGACTGCGACGCGCAGGTCGATGAGGACGACGTGTGTGCTCTGCCCCTGATCGGCATTTACTTCGAGTGCGCAAAGCCACGGGCGACGGACGATCCCACGAAGTTCACGGACTGCCAGCAGCTGGACATGGAAGGCTTCGAGCTGCGCAAGGACGGCGTGGTGGTGCTGTTGTCGGCCCCCAAGGGCGTGCTGAACTACGACCCGAAGGCGGCCCCTTACTGCTGGCACAACGAAGGCACCTGGCAAATGAAGAGCGCGAATACACTCGTCGCGCGCCTTCCCAACCCGGACACCGGCGCGATCGAAGAGCACCTCCTCGAGAACGTGACCCGCAAGGCCGACCGGCTCAGCTTCTCGATGTTCGACGAGGAGACCCGGATGACCCGGGTGCAGGAGCATCGCCTGGTGTCTGCCAACAACGGCGGCAAGTGCAACTTCCCCACGGGCTGCCGACCCAACCCAGAGGTGTGCAACCGCCAGGACGACGACTGCGACGGCCAGGCCGACAACGGACTGACCTGCACTTTCTGCGACGCAGACAAGGTGGACAACGATAAAAACGGCAAGGTCGACGAACCCGGTGAGCCCTGCGCACCGCCCCCCTGCCTGCGACAAAGACCAGGTCGACAACGATAA
- a CDS encoding DUF3040 domain-containing protein yields MRLRPFPPARQAIAFVIAIVTAVPQVRAHTPPVAQGETPVHAPLTPVYVNDLSELRPLVSEDPELAARANDLERRRRRAGTVGMVSIVGGMTMVVLGVMSLHEPPDDCRSACFARTTPVTWPLIGSGLGLAVVGGLAAYWMAPPRRALLGLIDPWNRRNPGRPIALQDVPCGDGDRQCADKPFPLPPEMVPTSVVFKVRGRLGLGAQLRFGAFSTRELDRGLRHTKLEAHRTRYRKTLEHVFTFGLRSSGSSMPARCRDWTSEEGNVRWGTEARAAIGPVQLTTDTATTFTPSISAGGFSCDLQAPDGSPLQIARAHADDPGFVLLDVGQELLRARPYRASAQNGYWWETTAGFRIDQGGQPIAIVDLTETGRVALSTRVDENTALQVAALIMAIILDADRHRARSLDDSVLNPLF; encoded by the coding sequence ATGCGGCTTCGTCCCTTCCCTCCGGCACGGCAAGCCATCGCCTTTGTCATCGCGATCGTCACGGCGGTGCCGCAGGTTCGTGCCCACACACCCCCGGTGGCTCAGGGCGAAACCCCCGTCCATGCCCCCCTGACCCCCGTCTACGTAAATGATCTTTCCGAGCTGCGGCCGTTGGTGTCAGAAGACCCAGAACTCGCGGCACGCGCCAACGATCTCGAGCGCCGCCGCAGGCGCGCGGGTACGGTGGGAATGGTGAGCATCGTCGGTGGGATGACAATGGTCGTGCTCGGGGTGATGAGCCTGCACGAGCCGCCCGACGACTGTCGGAGCGCTTGCTTTGCACGCACCACGCCCGTCACGTGGCCGCTGATAGGCAGCGGGTTGGGGCTGGCGGTCGTCGGCGGGCTTGCGGCCTACTGGATGGCACCGCCACGGCGCGCTCTGCTGGGGCTCATCGACCCCTGGAACCGCCGCAATCCGGGGCGTCCGATCGCGCTACAGGATGTGCCGTGCGGCGATGGCGATCGCCAGTGCGCAGACAAGCCGTTTCCGTTGCCGCCGGAGATGGTTCCCACCTCGGTGGTCTTCAAGGTCCGGGGCCGCCTGGGCCTGGGTGCGCAGCTGCGGTTTGGCGCGTTTTCCACCCGGGAACTCGATCGGGGTTTGCGCCACACCAAGCTAGAGGCGCATCGCACGCGCTATCGCAAGACGCTCGAGCACGTTTTCACTTTCGGGTTGCGGAGTTCGGGCTCCTCGATGCCGGCTCGCTGCCGTGACTGGACCAGCGAGGAGGGGAACGTGCGCTGGGGGACCGAAGCGCGCGCGGCCATCGGTCCCGTTCAACTGACAACAGACACCGCAACCACCTTCACGCCAAGCATCAGCGCGGGCGGTTTCTCGTGCGACTTGCAAGCGCCTGACGGCTCTCCCCTCCAGATCGCGCGTGCACACGCAGACGACCCGGGGTTCGTACTGCTCGACGTCGGCCAGGAGCTTCTGCGCGCACGCCCGTACCGGGCGTCGGCCCAGAACGGATACTGGTGGGAGACCACCGCCGGCTTTCGCATCGATCAAGGCGGACAGCCGATCGCGATCGTCGATCTCACGGAGACCGGAAGAGTGGCGCTATCGACACGTGTGGATGAGAACACGGCCCTGCAGGTCGCTGCGCTCATCATGGCGATCATCCTCGATGCGGATCGCCACCGCGCCCGCAGCCTGGATGATAGCGTCTTGAATCCGCTCTTCTGA
- a CDS encoding FecR family protein, whose amino-acid sequence MIDLGGGMPRLPRLETNWSPDRHRRTQDRVWGVLARKHKRRRTLRLTVMAAVPALAAFFVWWSWHPHETAVLRPAPPTPPAAVASVAARPSVTFTEGATATILRPDTSLAVEPLGERGVRVALNRGKASFAVAPRPLAGFSVRTEHVFVEVLAAQFTVEIRGRQTWVRCEEGQVDVTWPGGSRTLAAGEAEAFSPAPVHPRVALPPKPRTRPAAAAPAAEPRLPSAPLAPPRHLPYTNRPRGTCGLDGGCRRGATTGRRAQSRGTARRRPRR is encoded by the coding sequence ATGATTGACCTCGGAGGCGGCATGCCACGACTGCCCAGGCTCGAAACGAACTGGTCGCCGGACCGTCACCGCCGCACGCAGGATCGTGTTTGGGGGGTTCTTGCACGAAAGCACAAGCGTCGCCGCACCCTGCGCCTGACTGTGATGGCCGCGGTGCCCGCCCTGGCCGCCTTTTTCGTTTGGTGGTCTTGGCACCCGCATGAGACGGCGGTGCTGCGGCCCGCCCCGCCAACGCCTCCCGCGGCGGTGGCAAGCGTCGCGGCACGCCCCTCCGTCACCTTCACGGAAGGTGCGACGGCGACGATCTTGCGTCCCGACACGTCGCTGGCCGTGGAGCCCCTTGGCGAGAGGGGCGTTCGGGTCGCGTTGAATAGAGGGAAGGCCTCCTTTGCAGTGGCGCCCCGACCTTTGGCAGGCTTCTCCGTGCGGACCGAGCATGTGTTCGTCGAAGTGCTCGCCGCCCAGTTCACGGTAGAAATCCGAGGGCGCCAGACCTGGGTTCGATGTGAAGAAGGCCAAGTGGACGTGACCTGGCCCGGTGGCAGCCGCACCCTGGCGGCCGGGGAGGCGGAGGCGTTTTCTCCCGCGCCGGTGCACCCCAGGGTGGCCCTTCCGCCGAAGCCACGAACCCGGCCCGCCGCCGCTGCGCCGGCAGCCGAGCCTCGCCTGCCCTCTGCGCCCCTCGCCCCCCCCCGCCATCTCCCTTACACCAACCGCCCCCGTGGGACTTGCGGCCTTGATGGAGGCTGCAGACGAGGCGCGACGACGGGGAGACGCGCGCAGAGCCGTGGCACTGCTCGAAGACGCCCTCGCCGCTGA
- a CDS encoding type II toxin-antitoxin system VapC family toxin: MRFLLDTVALYRAATAPHTLSADVSAVLTDNAHELFVSTVSAWEMAIKTSIGKLALPCQVEEFFAQAARDLLAETLPLDLRFIAKVATLPHHHGDPFDRMIIAQALVQGYTVISSDEQFASYGVRVLW, translated from the coding sequence ATGCGCTTTCTGCTTGATACGGTGGCGCTTTACCGCGCCGCCACGGCGCCCCACACGCTTTCAGCGGACGTCAGCGCCGTGCTTACGGACAACGCCCACGAGCTTTTCGTCTCAACCGTTTCCGCTTGGGAGATGGCCATCAAGACGTCGATCGGCAAACTGGCCTTGCCTTGCCAGGTGGAAGAATTCTTCGCACAGGCTGCCCGCGATCTGCTTGCCGAGACCCTTCCGCTCGACCTGCGCTTCATCGCCAAAGTGGCGACCTTGCCGCATCATCATGGCGACCCTTTCGACCGCATGATCATCGCGCAGGCGTTGGTGCAAGGGTACACCGTGATCTCGAGCGACGAGCAGTTTGCCTCCTACGGTGTAAGGGTCCTTTGGTAA
- a CDS encoding RNA polymerase sigma factor has protein sequence MAFSPPRFGLAAPSKGLVGASSETAAQDATNSVFARQVYDRYAPYVAAVAMKLMGRDGDVEDVVQDVFVSALPGLASVRDREAIKGWLSTITVRLCTLKLRRRRLMRWLRLDRLEEPPALVDPSLNGEERATLANVYRELDRMPTSDRVAWVLRHIEDHSALEVAQLCGCSLATAKRRISRADALVRKVIADD, from the coding sequence ATGGCCTTTTCTCCTCCACGCTTCGGTCTCGCCGCGCCCTCGAAAGGGCTGGTGGGCGCGTCCTCGGAGACGGCGGCGCAAGACGCAACCAACAGCGTCTTCGCCCGTCAGGTCTACGATCGTTACGCCCCCTACGTGGCCGCCGTGGCCATGAAGCTCATGGGACGCGACGGCGATGTCGAGGACGTCGTTCAGGACGTGTTCGTCTCGGCGCTGCCCGGCCTGGCCTCCGTTCGCGACCGCGAGGCGATCAAGGGCTGGCTGTCCACGATCACCGTTCGCCTGTGCACGCTCAAGCTTCGGAGAAGGCGCCTGATGCGCTGGCTGCGCCTCGATCGCCTCGAGGAGCCTCCCGCACTCGTCGATCCGTCTCTCAACGGCGAGGAGCGGGCCACCCTCGCCAATGTGTACCGGGAGCTCGACCGCATGCCCACCAGCGACCGGGTGGCCTGGGTGCTTCGGCACATCGAGGATCACTCGGCGCTCGAGGTCGCGCAGCTGTGTGGTTGTTCCTTGGCCACCGCCAAGCGCCGCATCAGCCGCGCCGATGCGCTGGTGAGAAAGGTCATTGCCGATGATTGA
- a CDS encoding type II toxin-antitoxin system prevent-host-death family antitoxin, whose amino-acid sequence MKQINVYEARGRFSQLIEQAEAGEEIVIARNGKPVVRLVPVRQPERTLGRWAGMAPSLSSEEWADADRAVAAFFAESLERR is encoded by the coding sequence GTGAAGCAGATTAACGTTTACGAGGCGCGAGGTCGTTTCTCGCAGCTCATCGAGCAGGCGGAAGCGGGTGAGGAGATCGTCATCGCGCGAAACGGTAAGCCCGTCGTGCGTCTCGTTCCGGTGCGGCAGCCTGAGCGTACGCTCGGGCGCTGGGCCGGTATGGCTCCGTCCCTGTCCAGCGAAGAGTGGGCTGACGCGGACCGCGCGGTGGCAGCCTTCTTTGCGGAATCTCTAGAGCGGCGCTGA
- a CDS encoding DUF4846 domain-containing protein: MPPKGYIRVPVAEDSFGAWLRNLPLLPGRPEVKLFNGRLKGNQGAQAAVLDVDVGTRDLQQCADAIMRLRAEYLLATGRPNEICFRFTDGTDAVWLDWAAGLRPQKQGRSLAFVPEARPDSSYAGFRKYLNLVFTYAGSYSLHRELRKLSRQDVIEPGDVIIKGGFPGHAVVVMDVAANAHGHRVYLLAQSYMPAQQIHILASPGESDAWYRGSATAALTTPEWIFPAGSLHRFPARRCEAARLKR; this comes from the coding sequence GTGCCCCCAAAAGGGTACATCCGGGTCCCCGTTGCAGAGGACAGCTTCGGGGCCTGGCTCCGAAACTTGCCGCTGCTCCCGGGCCGACCGGAGGTGAAGCTCTTCAACGGGCGTTTGAAGGGCAACCAAGGCGCCCAGGCGGCGGTCTTGGACGTGGATGTGGGGACCCGAGACCTGCAGCAGTGCGCCGACGCCATCATGCGCCTGCGAGCCGAATACCTTCTTGCGACGGGACGCCCGAACGAGATCTGTTTCCGGTTCACGGACGGTACGGATGCGGTCTGGCTCGACTGGGCCGCCGGGCTCAGACCCCAAAAGCAGGGGCGGAGCCTTGCGTTCGTTCCGGAGGCTCGCCCGGACTCGAGCTACGCGGGCTTTCGCAAGTATCTGAATCTCGTCTTCACGTATGCGGGCTCGTATTCGCTGCACAGAGAGCTTCGCAAGCTATCTCGGCAGGACGTGATCGAGCCTGGTGACGTGATCATCAAGGGTGGCTTCCCTGGACACGCCGTGGTGGTGATGGACGTGGCCGCCAACGCGCACGGACATCGGGTGTACTTGCTGGCCCAAAGCTACATGCCCGCCCAACAGATTCACATCCTGGCAAGCCCGGGTGAGAGCGATGCCTGGTACCGTGGCTCGGCCACGGCGGCGCTCACCACGCCGGAGTGGATCTTCCCAGCAGGCTCTTTGCACAGATTTCCAGCGCGCAGGTGTGAAGCGGCGAGGCTCAAACGGTGA
- a CDS encoding S1 family peptidase has product MNPLLKRAGLASTMATYGALTVACGGNVAPSETSTDPESQELIGGFAAGDPQLDFAGALVGYYPGERYLQPVPFCSAALVGSESVLTAKHCARVVEEVRWYGMRAAFAMGPNALAPNRLIDIVEAERAPGEAWGGFVGVGRDVAVLHLEEPVRNVAPLEVRPLTARNVGQKLVAIGYGVSGDSFTSGERRVGTQTVKATEGRAFEALFGTFDAFFAWFKDNGYGARPFVSEIGFWGSGGAPAPMGGIGGAAGSAGSAGTSGFGGIGGGSDDVGIGGEGGVGGEGGAGGEGGAGGEGGAGGEGGDGGIGGAGGVGGDGGVGGGYGGQGGGGGGYGGGDPYPYLEQFARELWESTLLLPGDEAVTGGAPGDAQPCLGDAGSPLIRFNKKTGKYEGFGVVSGGVGSNRSVCDFGTVYATFGSEVLPFVRQAARWKDPCGDADESGMCMQNVASRCTTLEEGPRRMTTLDCDLLGLACRVQQTGVACGSTALASPPPAPEPATAEMPDFPEMARGRFTPQPR; this is encoded by the coding sequence ATGAACCCATTGCTCAAAAGGGCTGGCCTTGCTTCGACGATGGCCACCTACGGCGCCTTGACCGTCGCTTGCGGCGGTAACGTGGCTCCCTCCGAAACGTCCACGGATCCCGAAAGCCAGGAACTCATCGGCGGCTTTGCGGCCGGAGACCCGCAACTCGATTTCGCTGGTGCCCTGGTGGGTTACTACCCGGGTGAGCGTTACCTGCAGCCGGTTCCGTTCTGTTCGGCGGCCCTCGTGGGCAGTGAGAGTGTTCTGACCGCCAAACACTGTGCCCGTGTTGTGGAGGAGGTGCGCTGGTACGGCATGCGCGCCGCCTTCGCCATGGGACCCAACGCCCTCGCGCCGAACCGGCTCATCGACATCGTGGAGGCCGAGAGGGCCCCCGGCGAGGCATGGGGCGGGTTCGTGGGTGTGGGGCGCGATGTGGCGGTGTTGCACCTCGAAGAGCCTGTGCGCAACGTTGCGCCTCTCGAAGTGCGCCCATTGACCGCGCGCAACGTGGGTCAAAAGCTCGTGGCCATCGGCTACGGCGTCTCGGGCGACAGCTTCACGTCCGGCGAGCGGCGCGTGGGCACGCAGACCGTGAAGGCCACGGAAGGCCGCGCCTTCGAAGCCCTGTTTGGTACCTTCGACGCGTTCTTCGCTTGGTTCAAGGACAACGGCTACGGAGCGCGGCCCTTCGTCTCTGAGATCGGCTTTTGGGGCTCAGGCGGTGCGCCGGCCCCCATGGGTGGCATCGGTGGCGCCGCCGGCTCAGCGGGATCCGCCGGTACAAGCGGCTTCGGGGGCATCGGAGGAGGGAGTGACGACGTGGGAATTGGCGGTGAGGGCGGAGTGGGCGGTGAGGGCGGAGCGGGTGGCGAGGGCGGAGCGGGTGGCGAGGGCGGAGCGGGTGGCGAGGGTGGTGACGGAGGGATCGGTGGTGCAGGGGGAGTGGGTGGTGACGGCGGGGTTGGTGGTGGATACGGTGGTCAGGGTGGGGGCGGTGGTGGATACGGCGGCGGCGATCCTTACCCCTATCTCGAGCAGTTTGCCCGCGAGCTCTGGGAGAGCACCCTTTTGCTGCCAGGTGACGAAGCCGTCACCGGAGGAGCCCCGGGAGACGCCCAGCCCTGCTTGGGTGATGCGGGAAGCCCGCTCATCCGTTTCAACAAAAAGACAGGAAAATACGAGGGATTCGGCGTGGTCTCTGGTGGAGTGGGATCGAACCGCAGCGTTTGCGACTTCGGCACCGTGTACGCCACGTTTGGCTCCGAGGTTTTGCCCTTCGTTCGTCAGGCGGCACGTTGGAAAGACCCTTGTGGAGACGCTGATGAATCCGGGATGTGCATGCAAAACGTCGCAAGCCGCTGCACCACCCTCGAGGAGGGGCCGCGCCGCATGACCACCCTCGACTGCGATCTGTTGGGACTTGCGTGCCGGGTGCAACAGACAGGCGTTGCCTGTGGCAGCACGGCCTTGGCATCACCGCCTCCGGCTCCGGAGCCCGCCACGGCAGAGATGCCCGACTTCCCAGAGATGGCGCGAGGCCGTTTCACCCCGCAGCCGCGCTGA
- a CDS encoding M15 family metallopeptidase, with the protein MQIAREGQTWYAKLSDGASVPFDDGKVKSFEERLAGADLEDTFVPRYETGPTKIENRAQHDPGRFRSESFLKSLYGLPPARGDRVRIPFLGTGLTVHRALGGPLARVERRLASAVAQRPELARWLRRFGGVYNPRNVAGTERPSAHAYGIALDLDPSQGHYWRWDHPRRTSWSHQLPQEIVDAFEAEGFIWGGRWYHYDTFHFEYRPELLDARCWAPDGG; encoded by the coding sequence CTGCAGATCGCCCGGGAGGGGCAGACCTGGTACGCAAAACTCTCGGACGGCGCCTCCGTTCCGTTCGATGACGGCAAGGTCAAGTCGTTCGAGGAGAGACTCGCCGGGGCCGATCTCGAAGACACCTTCGTGCCACGCTACGAGACCGGTCCCACAAAGATTGAGAACCGCGCCCAGCACGACCCGGGACGCTTTCGCTCGGAAAGCTTCCTGAAGTCACTTTATGGCTTGCCGCCCGCGCGAGGGGATCGGGTTCGCATCCCCTTTCTCGGAACTGGGCTCACCGTTCACCGCGCGCTCGGCGGCCCGCTCGCAAGAGTCGAGCGCCGCCTCGCCTCCGCGGTTGCCCAGCGTCCCGAGCTGGCCCGCTGGTTGCGCCGCTTCGGTGGCGTCTACAACCCGCGCAACGTCGCCGGCACCGAACGCCCCAGCGCTCACGCTTACGGCATCGCCCTCGATCTCGATCCGTCCCAGGGCCACTACTGGCGGTGGGACCACCCCCGCCGCACCTCCTGGTCGCACCAGCTGCCCCAGGAGATCGTGGACGCCTTCGAGGCCGAAGGGTTCATCTGGGGCGGCCGCTGGTATCACTACGACACCTTTCACTTCGAGTACCGGCCCGAGTTGCTGGACGCACGGTGCTGGGCGCCGGATGGCGGCTAG